Genomic DNA from Solanum dulcamara chromosome 4, daSolDulc1.2, whole genome shotgun sequence:
aattatatatttttttcctttgttagTCCTAACTCCTAAAGCCGTAAAGCCAAGAAaacttatttattttcctataattatatattttgtcttaaAGAATAGAGAGCAAGTCAGCAAACTCAAAAAAAACACTAAAATTTAAAAGAGGTAAAGGCATAAAGAAGTCTGTGGCTCACTGCATttaaaatagtgaaaaaaatcatctttttgTAAGGTGCGTCATTGAAAAAAAGGTACCATAAAAATTAGAGGATAATCAATACACCACTCGATAACCATCCGATAATTGCTAATTTGTTACCGAACAAACAACTATCTTATAGGTTGGGTAGCAGATTAGTAAATTTAAAAATCGATATCCGATAGGTCAAATCGTTAAGTCAAATTATCCGTCCGATAAGCAGTCCTTTCCTTTATTACTATTttccttattattattctttgtTTTTCTGTCCTTTGTCTCCCTAGTCTAAACTAAACTTTGGTATTAAATTAGATcagattaatttaaatatttaaaaactatacgtataatattataaattataatttttttttataattatatcttATAATACTAGTTAAAGTTCAAGCTATTTGACttttgaaaaacaaaacaaGAGGATGTAGAATAAAAACTCACAATgagaagaaaattttaaaatgataatGTACTGTATCTATACCTAAACAATTGGCTTTTGCCAAACTTTTAATGCAAAAAGATGTTTTAAGAGGTTATTACTTATTAGTATTAATGACATTGAATTTGACGTCATTATCACACCAGATAAAGAAAGAATTAGAATACTTAATTAAAGTACAATGTGAATTAGGCAATGTTCATCTTTTCCTGTTTTAGACGGAAGTATTCAGTAGTACTTGATagttttactttaaaaataCAATAACAAATCATAGGTTAGGCTAAATTAATCAAATGTTATATTGCTCCCCACATATTATATCATGGGAAGAAGAGAAACCCACTCGTGCAAATAAGCCAGTCACGCTCCCATAATTACATTAACATCTGCACTAAATGACAATACTTTTAATCATGTTTacatttaattaataaattaatttgcTTAAATTAAAAGATTTAATCATAGGAACAATTGCGTTGGGCACGCAAACCATGGGTATTCGTCAAAGCTCGCAAAGTTGAACTGTTTCAACTTGGAAGCTACATAAACCAAGATTTTTCTACACTTCCCCAAAATCACACCCATTGTAAGTTTAAAGAGGTAATACTAAGGTTTAATAACCAACATGAATTGTAGTGCAATTTTTGGACTGCATCACCCTTAATTAAATATTTCGAGTTCGAACCCTGAACATAGAGAAAGTCCTATTGGGAGTGCCACTTCATGGGCCCTGCGGTGTGCGATCCAAATTAAATCGAGACTTTAGTGCGGACTCCGGATACTggatgagaaataaaaaaaaaagtttataaGTAAAGTGCATATAGATAAAAATCAGATAAACATTATAAGTTGATTATcccaatttataattttatcgTACTCCTTTTGTTCATGTTTACTTATTGTTTATGTTTGACTTGATATACTtctttaaaaagataaataatataataattttattatatcccTCCTTAATTACTGTAAGTACTCGTTTAAGTGTTGAAAAATGAAGAATAGTTCTTGATAATAAAAATGAAGTAAgtataaaataagaaattatcttttgaatttCTAAACAGAGAAAAATGGACAAGTAAGTGGACGGAGGGAATAGCTCGTaagcattttttttctttgaccaAGACTTAtttcatcaaaataatataatatacttaactcaataaaatacaatacaatatattaTGAAACTACTTGCAAGTTTTATTCaataccaaaaaaattcaacaatggACGTGTTTGTTGTTCAAGTTACAACTAGTGGACACATTCTAATCGTTTAACTCTTGTTATGAATTCCCACCCTTCAAAAACACCATAGACCCCATTTTCCTCGAccctttcttctccttttttttttggaaaaagaaaagctAAAAAGGACAAGCAAGGTGAGGAAAGGGGTGTAGAGACAGGCCCACCCAACAAAGTTGTTTTAACATTCATTTCTCTAATATAAATATAGCATAGACCAGTATACCTCCTTACTAGACAGCCAACTCTGTTTTAAGTCCATTACAGTAGTAAACTGTGCCTATACCACATATTTTAGCAAGGAGAGGGTATAAGGAGGGGAAAAAAAAAGATGGAAACTTCAGAAAAAGTAGTGGAAACCGTGATAGTAGGAAATTATGTTGAAATGGAGAGTGAAGGAAAGCCTAATAATAATGACATCAAATCCAAAATCTCTAATTTATTCTGGCATGGTGGCTCTGCTTATGATGCTTGGTTTAGCTGTGCTTCTAATCAGGTATTAATTTAGTAAATTTTCATTAATCCTTCTTTCTCAAACACATTAAATGTAAGTTTCATTTTAATTTCAGGTAGCTCAAGTGCTATTGACACTACCATACTCATTTTCTCAACTGGGAATGCTCTCTGGGGTTTCATTTCAACTCTTCTACGGTTTATTAGGCAGTTGGACTGCTTATCTCATTAGCATTCTCTACATTGAATACCGAACAAGAAAGGAAAGAGAAAAAGTCGATTTCCGCAATCACGTCATTCAGGTAGCGTACACAGAATTTTTCATAAGCAACATATGTAGATTTGTTCCAATAAAAAGCTTTTCAGGTTTCGAAGGggtgtttttctttaatttcgTATTTATCTTAAGGACACTCCGACAAGATATAAGTTAATACtactaaattaatttaatagttAATCTGCGACAGAAAATCACTACTAAATTAACTCTATAAATCCATTTTTTCACATGGCATTCTAATCAAACTATAGtattttttaatatgattttttttgtgtgtacaGTGGTTTGAAGTTCTTGATGGGTTACTTGGAAAGCATTGGAGGAACGTTGGTTTGGCATTTAATTGCACTTTTCTTCTGTTTGGATCTGTCATTCAACTTATAGCCTGTGCAAGGTTTGTTTCTTTAACTTTTCTAACCCCCCCTGTATATTctgctttatttttttctactgatattaatttatttattgaaattttgcaGCAATATATATTACATTAATGATAATTTGGACAAAAGAACTTGGACTTATATTTTTGGAGCTTGTTGTGCAACTACTGTATTCATTCCATCTTTTCACAACTACCGAATCTGGTCTTTTCTTGGCTTATTAATGACCACTTACACTGCTTGGTATCTTACTGTCGCATCACTCCTCCATGGACAGGTATTTAATTTCACGTATGATTATTTAcgaatttttttcttaatcgaATTAAAGTAATTGAAACTTTACATAATATACCGCGTCCTTAGAGTTCTGAATTTTAGTTGTGATACATATGAATTCGAATCACAAACATCTAGTCCACTAGCTTATATTGCCGACTTACtacaaatattatcaaatacacatgctttgacattttttttgaaGAGTTTGAATAACAAATTGATCTTAACTAGCTAAGTGAACAGCCAAGAAAACCTATTAACATATCTATACATATGTGGAGATTCATGAATAATTAATTGGTAATTTGAAATGTGAATCATGAATTAATGTTTTTTATTTCTTGTAATAAAATCAGGTGGAGGGGGTGAAGCATTCAGGTCCAACAAAAATGGTTCTATATTTCACAGGAGCAACAAACATTCTCTACACATTTGGAGGACATGCCGTTACAGTGTAAGACatcttaattaatttatttattgcaAATTATGTCCTTTCTTAACAAAATTCACATAAGGCtgaaattataaaattgaaGCGGAATTTAAATCAAAACTACTTAATTTTACCACATCTAGCTCCCGCCTCAACATTATTCTTGTGTGAAAATAACTTAACCTAGACTAGTTTCGACATATTCTGAAGAAGTGGACTATAGTATATAGAATCATTTTGTCTAATAGAGATTAAATATTCCCTCAAAACTTTAACATTTACTACGTGGTGACCAATCCTTGTCAAAacactattattgttattctccATACAACTTGTACATATAACCTGTTAACTTTTACTTTTAGCTTTTTACATGCATTctgcattttattttatttttcaatttggCAGAGTGCTTTTCTCAGGCATGGGAAGAAAAAAGTCATTACATCCTGTGAACCCTTTTTACCCTTTTTAAGTTAGAAAGCAAAATATCTTTTTCgaatcacttttttttttcttactgaATCAATGAATGGTTAAATGCTCTGAACAtctctatcttttatttttcttttttctgtttTCTAACAAACTTAAAACTAACCATtaaccaaggaaaagaagcAAGAAATAATTAAGTCCCATCATAAATATGAAAGGGACTGCAAATAAATCTTGATATTTACTCAACTAGATTTTTAGGTTCTGTGAACTGTAAAAGGCATTCAATTGTATTAGGTTGTGGCATGGATATAGGTCAGTAGCTTGTACGTACATTGAAAAGAAACAATTTTGAAACTTATAATTTACCTAAGTCATTAAATATTTGAGTGActataaatcattttattaaagggtaaaaattcaaaaataaattgtttttttaaatatgaaacGTCACATTTTGTGGGGGACAAGACTAAAAATGAATTGATATAGAGGGAAAAAATCACTAATATATAATAtgaatttaacttatatacacttacaataaagtatttttatactGATAAGTTACCTTTATTTTTCAGATTATTAATCTATGTCACTTTTCATTGACTGCTACATATAGTTATGTTTTATGTAATCTAAGAGTGTTAATAAAGATTTATCATATTACTATGTAGTGATAAAATAGGGTGAAGAGACTAATGTTTTGTGATTTTTGGGCAGAGAAATAATGCACGCGATGTGGAAACCCCAAAAGTTTAAGGCAATCTACTTATGGGCAACTCTTTATGTGTTAACACTGACCCTTCCATCCGCAGCATCAGTGTATTGGGCATTTGGAGATCTGTTACTTGATCACTCCAATGCATTTTCTCTCCTTCCTAAATCACTCTTTAGAGACATGGCtgtcatcctcatgctcattCATCAGGCACTTCCCTTTTCTTTCCTTAATTAATTACTATGTTACTTGACACACtacttaaaaaataatgaatagtATGACGATTTTATTGCTAACATTGAGTGGTTGTTTTTTACTTGTTGCAGTTCATAACATTTGGTTTTGCATGCACACCATTGTATTTTGTATGGGAGAAGGCCATAGGCATGCACGAATGCAAGAGCTTGTGTAAGAGGGCGGCGGCACGATTACCAGTGGTGATTCCAATATGGTTTCTGGCCATAGTCTTCCCATTCTTTGGACCTATAAACTCCTCCGTTGGTTCACTCCTCGTTAGTTTCACCGTCTACATTATCCCCGCTCTAGCTTACATGCTCACGTTTAAATCGGCAGCAGCACGAGAGGTACCAATATTAGGCCATGTAGCAAATTTTTATTACCCTATAGTACTAGTTAAGAAAtagaacaaaaataattaaagaatcTTATATTATGATTCCCAAGAACCAATGGAGAATAAAAAGAAGGGAATTTATAAACTTAAGTCACATCTCACATAGTATTGTAGTACTTGGATGTATAGTGAAATGAAAAAGGACTATTTATTCTTGGAGCTAATATCTAGTAGGAATTGTCCAAACATAAAAACATAATATCAGTCTAACTCGCTTTCAACTTTGATTAAAAGTaggaaaataaaacataaaagcaaaataaatttttagaaacagaatttgaatttaatttatGTGCTATGCTCTAACTATGTAATATTGCCTTTAAGTTCTATACATAGTTTACCTAAGAAACTTTTAAACTATCAAATCACTTTTATTTCCCCTGGGGTATGAGGATAGgggtcaaatttaaattttttagtgTTAATTCCtaaattgtttgtttatatcTTTAATATTTTTGGTGTCTTATGAATATGTACTGATTATAAACTTTGATATTATGCAGAATGCGGTAGAGCAACCCCCAAAATTCGTGGGACGTTGGGCTGGAACATTTACAATAAACATATTTGTGGTGGTTTGGGTACTGATtgttggatttggatttggtggTTGGGCTAGCATGACCAATTTCATTCATCAAATTGACACATTTGGTCTTTTCACCAAGTGTTACCAATGTCCACCTCCACCGGGATCTCCGCCACCATTCCTCCCTCATGATGGTGCTCCACGCCCATCTCCGGCCAACATCACTCACCATCACAACCTATGAGGTCGTCACGGAAATTAAATAGGGTTAAAAGACCCATTCTACCCTCAATTGGCACGACATTATGAGTTGGGACGATAGATGAAGATGcatgggttgtatgtgtaaatTTGTTAAGCCATCACTACAATTCCCCCCCGCTTCCCCCACTTCCatgtcttgatttttttttttttaatttagctTGATTTGGTTAATTAATGTAGTATGCGACATGTTTCTAGAGAAGAGATTTGCAACTTTTTGTTCTATTTACTAATGTATGATATGACCGGGTGGCATTCCTTAACTATAAAGGTGTGGTGGAGTGTATGGAGTTTATTTTCCAATTAAATGTTTCAAGTTTGAAttctgaaatttgaaaaaacttTCGTGAATATTGGAATTTCAGATGCTTATACTCCAAAGAAAAGGAAGAGGGAATTCAATTTCCTTGTTAAAAATGTTaaaggataaaaaaaaattacttcaaGCAAATTTTCAACAATTTGGAATTGAGAATTTCAAGATAATTATCTTTCCTTTGTTGAAAGGTACATCCCTGGAGTATACAACATTGATATGGATTGGAAAATGACAGGGAGCAATAATAAAGAATACAAATGACATTTTTTATGGGCAAATTTTACTATTCTCACCTACATGTTTTGACTACATTTTGACTTGTTCCTAACCCCTATTATTACACTTGTGGGACCTTGGAAATGGGTAATATCTGAGATTATTCGAAGAGGCaaattaaatgaattttttatttagtttttaatttttttaaaaatggggATAGAGTGAAAAATTAAATCCTCATCAATAAAATGACAGTTCAGATTGTCAACCAATTGAGttattaagataaaattaatttatattatgacTGCttttgtttataattattaatgaatattttgaacCAAGTTCTAAATGAGAAAATGTTAGATTAGAGACTAAAATGTTGTagatattatataaaaatttaatgtttTGTCACCCTCAAAAAACTATATTTATACAATTTTCAAAATAGAGACAAACTTTAAATGAcgacataaaaagaaaatacttgCATAAATCAGCCATAATTTTATCTTCAACATTTTGCCTTTACCACTTAAAATTGAACAATCTAAGTGAAGACTATCTAATAAATAGACCATTAATATCTCAACATATAGCCATCACTCTATGACTAGTTAATGATCCATATTTTGATAAAACAATGAGTATAAGcgtaaattaatattattacgCAACAGATTTCTTATATTAGAGTATGGAAATACATTACCAAattattagtctaattatgatCCAAGTATTTGATTTTTGTAAAGATAGTACTGGTATTTGTAGTGAAGTCAATCAAACAATTCAATGGACCCAAACTGAGAACAATGTTACTAACATAACacaaatttacgaaaatcaAATTGAAAGTTAATATTTAGCATTATCTAATAAACAAGATGAGTGAATTGGGTTTTGCTTGATTTTTTCCTAAGTGATTGatcatattaatttatatgtTTTTCAAGACTACTTTGTGAAATGTAGAGAAAAACAAAATTACAACACAATATTTTTACGTGAAAAACACTCAACTTACAAGGATGAAAAAATTACGACCAACACTTTTAGTAGAATTTGTCCCTAACTTTCGCCTAAAAAAATCCAGATTACAAAAGATGCAACCTAAAAAGTACGACCTAGCTATTTCTAATTACTCTTACACCAACCCACATAGATTGTTGGGTCCCTTCCAAATCACCCTTAACTTGGAGCAGGTTTTTTCTGAGATTTTTACCTTAACgtttgtttaaaaaaaaatccaaatcgGTACAATTCGATTACGCTTCTAATACGAGATATCTAGACTTGAAGATTGTAAAACGTGTGAAATAGAATATTTAATTTGGTCATTTATATCAGGTCACACCTAAATAATTAGTTAGAACTCTCTCAAATATGCTCTTATCTATTTGCTTGAAATtttgcatttgaaaaaatttgaagtttaaat
This window encodes:
- the LOC129885338 gene encoding auxin transporter-like protein 2, whose product is METSEKVVETVIVGNYVEMESEGKPNNNDIKSKISNLFWHGGSAYDAWFSCASNQVAQVLLTLPYSFSQLGMLSGVSFQLFYGLLGSWTAYLISILYIEYRTRKEREKVDFRNHVIQWFEVLDGLLGKHWRNVGLAFNCTFLLFGSVIQLIACASNIYYINDNLDKRTWTYIFGACCATTVFIPSFHNYRIWSFLGLLMTTYTAWYLTVASLLHGQVEGVKHSGPTKMVLYFTGATNILYTFGGHAVTVEIMHAMWKPQKFKAIYLWATLYVLTLTLPSAASVYWAFGDLLLDHSNAFSLLPKSLFRDMAVILMLIHQFITFGFACTPLYFVWEKAIGMHECKSLCKRAAARLPVVIPIWFLAIVFPFFGPINSSVGSLLVSFTVYIIPALAYMLTFKSAAARENAVEQPPKFVGRWAGTFTINIFVVVWVLIVGFGFGGWASMTNFIHQIDTFGLFTKCYQCPPPPGSPPPFLPHDGAPRPSPANITHHHNL